In Streptomyces sp. NBC_00433, a single genomic region encodes these proteins:
- a CDS encoding LysR family transcriptional regulator: protein MELLVAVARLGSLGRAARELGISQPAASARMRALERQLGVALVRRSTGGSALTESGALVTEWARRVLEAAEDFDAGARALRGQRDSRLRVAASMTVAEYLLPGWLTALHGRHPGTAVSLAAGNSVVVAQQVTAGEADLGFVEGLDVPAALDAAVIGHDRLLVVVAPGHPWAARRRPLPAAELAGTPLLLREEGSGTRQVLDAALAPHGGPAVPLLELASTTAVKSAAVGGAGPAVLSELAVADELSAHRLVAVPVAGLDLGRALRAVWPAGHRPAGPARDLLTLTRHPAPRR, encoded by the coding sequence ATGGAGCTGCTGGTCGCGGTCGCGCGGCTGGGAAGCCTGGGGCGGGCCGCACGGGAGCTGGGCATCAGCCAGCCGGCCGCCAGCGCGCGGATGCGGGCCCTTGAGCGGCAGCTCGGAGTGGCACTCGTACGGCGGTCGACGGGCGGGTCGGCGCTGACCGAGTCCGGCGCGCTGGTCACCGAATGGGCGCGGCGCGTGTTGGAGGCGGCCGAGGACTTCGACGCGGGAGCGCGGGCGCTGCGCGGGCAGCGGGACTCCCGGCTGCGGGTCGCGGCCAGCATGACCGTCGCCGAGTATCTGCTGCCCGGGTGGCTGACCGCACTGCACGGGCGGCACCCCGGCACCGCCGTCTCGCTCGCGGCGGGCAATTCCGTGGTCGTCGCCCAGCAGGTCACCGCGGGCGAGGCGGACCTGGGCTTCGTGGAGGGCCTCGACGTGCCCGCCGCCCTGGACGCCGCCGTGATCGGCCACGACCGGCTGCTGGTCGTCGTGGCGCCGGGCCACCCGTGGGCGGCCCGCCGCCGGCCGCTGCCCGCCGCCGAGCTGGCCGGCACCCCGCTGCTGCTGCGCGAGGAGGGCTCGGGCACCCGCCAGGTGCTCGACGCGGCGCTCGCCCCGCACGGCGGCCCGGCCGTACCGCTGCTCGAACTCGCCTCCACCACGGCCGTGAAGAGCGCGGCCGTCGGCGGCGCGGGCCCCGCCGTGCTGAGCGAGCTGGCCGTCGCCGACGAGCTGTCCGCCCACCGCCTGGTCGCCGTCCCCGTCGCCGGACTCGACCTGGGCAGGGCGCTGCGCGCGGTGTGGCCCGCCGGGCACCGCCCTGCGGGCCCGGCCCGCGACCTGCTCACACTGACCCGCCATCCGGCCCCCCGCCGATAG
- a CDS encoding 5'-3' exonuclease — MTDQKNSGKLLLLDTASLYFRAYFGVPESVKAPDGTPVNAVRGLLDFISRLVTDHSPTDLVACMDADWRPQWRVDLIPSYKAHRVAEEVEDGGDVEEVPDTLSPQVPVIEAVLDALGIARVGVAGYEADDVIGTLATAATGPVAIVTGDRDLFQLVDDAREVRVLYPRKGVGDSDVVDEAAIAERYGVRAGQYADFAALRGDPSDGLPGVKGIGEKTAAQLVSEYGDLAGVRAAAVDPFSRLTPARRRNIIAAADYLDVAPTVVAVAKDVPLPVFDPALPRAPASPAALDALATRWGLGGSLSRLLEALAARG; from the coding sequence GTGACCGACCAGAAAAACAGCGGCAAGCTGCTGCTGCTCGACACGGCGAGTCTGTACTTCCGCGCGTATTTCGGCGTGCCCGAATCGGTGAAGGCCCCCGACGGCACCCCGGTCAACGCGGTGCGCGGGCTGCTGGACTTCATCTCCCGGCTGGTCACCGACCACTCCCCCACCGACCTGGTGGCCTGCATGGACGCGGACTGGCGCCCGCAGTGGCGGGTGGACCTGATCCCGTCCTACAAAGCGCATCGCGTCGCCGAGGAGGTCGAGGACGGCGGGGACGTCGAGGAGGTGCCCGACACCCTCTCGCCGCAGGTGCCCGTCATCGAGGCGGTGCTCGACGCGCTCGGCATCGCCCGGGTCGGCGTGGCCGGCTACGAGGCGGACGACGTCATCGGCACCCTGGCGACCGCCGCCACCGGACCCGTCGCGATCGTCACCGGCGACCGCGACCTCTTCCAGCTGGTCGACGACGCGCGGGAAGTGCGCGTGCTCTATCCCCGCAAGGGCGTGGGGGACAGCGACGTGGTCGACGAGGCGGCGATCGCGGAGCGCTACGGTGTCAGGGCCGGGCAATATGCGGACTTCGCGGCCCTGCGGGGCGACCCGAGTGACGGCCTGCCGGGGGTGAAGGGGATCGGCGAGAAGACCGCGGCGCAGCTGGTGTCGGAGTACGGCGACCTCGCCGGGGTGCGGGCGGCTGCCGTCGACCCGTTCTCGCGCCTGACGCCCGCGCGGCGGCGCAACATCATCGCGGCCGCGGACTATCTCGACGTCGCCCCGACGGTCGTCGCCGTCGCCAAGGACGTCCCGCTCCCGGTCTTCGACCCGGCCCTCCCCCGCGCTCCGGCGTCACCCGCCGCGCTCGACGCGCTCGCCACCCGCTGGGGCCTAGGCGGCTCCCTCTCCCGCCTGCTCGAAGCGCTCGCCGCTCGCGGCTAG
- a CDS encoding GntR family transcriptional regulator: protein MPLGSLRPSPLVEQATEHLREQILDGQWPVGTKLPGETALAASLGVGRSTVREAVRALAEAGLVKSRQGAGVFVISTEPHEDFGTRLRRAAVADVYEVRAMIEVQAARLAAERRTRADVEAMVAALAARRLAAGEDDEAFVDADIALHAAIVAAAGNAVLSDLFAEFAPALRGALVDVVDLLGLRAVDPATGDAAHAALVSAIASGEAGEAVSILSAELSATLTRLHGA, encoded by the coding sequence ATGCCGCTCGGTTCCCTGCGACCAAGCCCGCTGGTCGAACAGGCCACGGAGCACCTGCGCGAGCAGATCCTCGACGGGCAGTGGCCGGTGGGCACGAAGCTGCCCGGCGAGACCGCGCTCGCCGCGTCGCTCGGCGTCGGGCGCTCGACCGTACGCGAGGCGGTACGGGCCCTCGCCGAGGCAGGCCTGGTCAAGTCCCGGCAGGGCGCCGGGGTCTTCGTCATCTCGACCGAGCCGCACGAGGATTTCGGCACACGGCTGCGGCGGGCCGCTGTCGCGGACGTCTACGAGGTGCGGGCCATGATCGAAGTGCAGGCGGCGCGGCTCGCCGCGGAGCGGCGCACCAGGGCGGACGTCGAGGCGATGGTCGCCGCGCTTGCCGCGCGGCGGCTCGCCGCGGGCGAGGACGACGAGGCCTTCGTCGACGCGGACATCGCGTTGCACGCGGCGATCGTGGCCGCGGCCGGCAACGCCGTCCTCAGCGACCTCTTCGCCGAGTTCGCGCCGGCGCTGCGGGGGGCGCTGGTCGACGTCGTCGACCTGCTCGGGCTGCGGGCCGTCGATCCCGCGACGGGGGATGCGGCGCATGCGGCGCTGGTCTCAGCCATCGCCTCCGGCGAGGCTGGGGAGGCGGTGAGCATCCTCTCCGCCGAACTCTCCGCGACCCTCACCCGACTCCACGGGGCCTGA
- a CDS encoding polysaccharide deacetylase family protein: protein MPKTSRTVRRTGLTAVLAAASLALALTGCASYDAQSPKSAREAAYKAAAGALPAGAVDCRKAKCIALTFDAGPSEHTPALLKVLAEKKVRATFFLLGHNHVDKYPDLVKQMGQNGNVLGNHSWTHPRLTDLKPAQIRAELDHLDTEVEKLTGKRPTLMRPPQGRTDEKVSKVCKELGLAQVLWSDTASDYATTDSALIHKRILKDASRDGIILLHDLYKGTVPAVPGIIDALRAQGYTFVTVPELLAPAAPEPGKVYRP from the coding sequence ATGCCGAAAACGTCCCGTACAGTCCGGCGGACGGGCCTGACCGCCGTACTCGCGGCGGCGTCGCTGGCCCTGGCACTGACCGGCTGCGCCAGCTACGACGCGCAGTCGCCGAAGAGCGCCCGCGAGGCCGCGTACAAAGCGGCCGCGGGGGCGCTGCCGGCCGGGGCGGTGGACTGCCGCAAGGCCAAGTGCATAGCCCTGACCTTCGACGCCGGGCCGAGCGAGCACACCCCCGCGCTGCTGAAGGTGCTGGCGGAGAAGAAGGTACGGGCGACCTTCTTCCTGCTCGGCCACAACCATGTCGACAAATACCCCGACCTGGTCAAGCAGATGGGCCAGAACGGCAATGTGCTGGGCAACCACTCCTGGACCCACCCCCGGCTGACCGACCTCAAGCCGGCGCAGATACGCGCCGAGCTGGACCACCTGGACACCGAGGTGGAGAAGCTGACCGGCAAGCGGCCCACCCTGATGCGGCCGCCGCAGGGGCGTACCGACGAGAAGGTCTCCAAGGTCTGCAAGGAGCTGGGGCTCGCGCAGGTGCTGTGGAGCGACACCGCGAGCGACTACGCCACCACCGACTCGGCGCTGATACACAAGCGGATACTCAAGGACGCCAGCCGCGACGGCATCATCCTGCTGCACGACCTCTACAAGGGGACGGTGCCCGCCGTGCCGGGCATCATCGACGCGCTGCGGGCGCAGGGCTACACCTTCGTGACGGTGCCCGAACTGCTCGCGCCCGCAGCGCCCGAGCCGGGGAAGGTCTACCGGCCCTGA
- a CDS encoding LuxR C-terminal-related transcriptional regulator — protein MTERPFEALGLTPDADRAYSLLVSTRGIESGELARQMGVPTDRGQAACGELAARGLARRGRDGQWYPVAPHAGFRPLLSRAQEQLRLGSELLDRLDVEYQRVHQGHRADEAVQVVAGRVAIRRRVEEFRGSARHEIASFVPGPAVAPREPLPGGVRRRVVFERAGLEAAGAFGPPGDPLMSARVAGRLPARLGIADREVALLPPPAEDDADPVMLVVLPSPLLDTLTALFDAVWAGGVPLVRRPDDRQPRSALRSRILAMLVSGSTDAAMARSLGVAVRTVQRHVAAMQREAGVDNRIQLVWHAARHGWLDDLPGELPGGHPGGDARRPSG, from the coding sequence ATGACCGAACGTCCGTTTGAGGCCCTGGGATTGACCCCGGACGCGGACCGGGCGTACAGCCTGCTGGTGTCGACCCGGGGGATCGAGAGCGGCGAGCTGGCCCGCCAGATGGGCGTGCCGACGGACCGGGGGCAGGCGGCCTGCGGGGAGTTGGCAGCGCGGGGGCTGGCCCGGCGCGGCCGGGACGGGCAGTGGTATCCCGTCGCGCCGCACGCCGGCTTCCGGCCGCTGCTGTCACGCGCGCAGGAGCAGTTACGGCTCGGCTCGGAGCTGCTCGACCGGCTCGACGTCGAATACCAGCGCGTCCACCAGGGCCACCGTGCCGACGAGGCCGTGCAGGTGGTGGCGGGCCGGGTCGCGATAAGGCGCCGGGTCGAGGAATTCCGCGGCTCGGCCCGGCACGAGATCGCCTCGTTCGTACCCGGCCCGGCGGTGGCGCCGCGCGAGCCGCTGCCCGGGGGGGTGCGGCGGCGGGTGGTGTTCGAGCGGGCCGGGCTCGAAGCGGCCGGGGCCTTCGGACCGCCGGGCGACCCCCTGATGTCGGCCAGGGTCGCGGGCCGGCTGCCGGCCCGCCTGGGGATCGCCGACCGCGAGGTCGCCCTGCTGCCGCCGCCCGCGGAGGACGACGCCGACCCGGTGATGCTGGTGGTGCTGCCCAGCCCGCTGCTCGACACGCTGACCGCGCTGTTCGACGCGGTGTGGGCGGGCGGGGTCCCGCTGGTGCGCCGCCCGGACGACCGGCAGCCGCGCAGCGCCCTGCGGTCGCGGATCCTGGCGATGCTGGTGAGCGGCAGCACCGACGCGGCGATGGCCCGCTCGCTCGGCGTGGCGGTGCGCACCGTGCAGCGGCACGTCGCCGCGATGCAGCGCGAGGCGGGCGTCGACAACCGCATCCAACTGGTCTGGCACGCCGCCCGGCACGGCTGGCTCGACGACCTCCCGGGCGAGTTACCGGGCGGTCACCCCGGGGGAGACGCCCGCCGACCGTCCGGATGA
- a CDS encoding TDT family transporter yields the protein MVTVVPARVGVRAEGFRHVGPNWYAAVMGTAIVGNAGAGLPGSPGWVRDGCTGVWVLAAVLLGLVLAARAAHWARHGDEARRQLLDPAVAPFYGCLPMALLSVGGGALTLGPRVIGGHAAVAVDAALWTAGAASALLVAAAVPYLMVTRHRIGAADASPVWLLPVVAPMVAAALGPPLVPHLPPGARQAREALLLGCYAMFGLSLLATLMLLPLVWGRLLRYGPLPVALTPALFLVLGPLGQSTTAVGALADNAPSAVAPPYASALRAFAVLYGVPVMGFALLWLALAAAMVARAARGGLRFSMTWWAFTFPVGTCATGATALARHTGLHAAAWLAAALYSVLVAAWATAAAGTARGLLTGRLPAPAAQPAVAAASASARTAGAAASDGPYQVRWRPLTSAAGMPGKDSGPSPAVKR from the coding sequence ATGGTCACTGTTGTCCCCGCGCGGGTGGGCGTGCGCGCCGAAGGCTTCCGGCATGTCGGGCCGAACTGGTACGCCGCCGTCATGGGCACCGCCATCGTCGGGAATGCGGGGGCCGGGCTGCCCGGGAGCCCCGGCTGGGTGCGGGACGGGTGCACGGGGGTGTGGGTGCTGGCCGCGGTGCTGCTGGGGCTCGTCCTCGCCGCCCGCGCGGCGCACTGGGCCCGCCACGGCGACGAGGCGCGGCGGCAGCTGCTCGACCCGGCGGTCGCGCCCTTCTACGGCTGCCTGCCGATGGCGCTGCTCTCGGTCGGCGGGGGCGCGCTGACGCTGGGGCCGCGGGTGATCGGCGGGCACGCCGCGGTGGCGGTGGACGCGGCGCTGTGGACGGCGGGGGCGGCGAGCGCGCTGCTGGTCGCGGCGGCGGTGCCGTATCTGATGGTGACGCGGCACCGGATCGGCGCGGCGGACGCCTCGCCCGTATGGCTGCTGCCGGTGGTGGCGCCGATGGTCGCCGCCGCGCTCGGCCCCCCGCTGGTGCCGCACCTGCCGCCCGGCGCCCGGCAGGCGCGGGAGGCGCTGCTGCTGGGCTGCTACGCGATGTTCGGCCTGAGCCTGCTGGCCACGCTGATGCTGCTGCCGCTGGTGTGGGGACGGCTGCTGCGGTACGGGCCGCTGCCGGTGGCGCTGACCCCGGCGCTCTTCCTGGTGCTCGGGCCGCTCGGCCAGTCCACGACGGCGGTCGGCGCGCTCGCCGACAACGCTCCCTCCGCGGTCGCGCCGCCGTACGCCTCGGCGCTGCGCGCCTTCGCCGTCCTCTACGGCGTCCCGGTCATGGGCTTCGCCCTGCTGTGGCTGGCGCTGGCCGCGGCGATGGTGGCGCGGGCGGCCCGCGGGGGCCTGCGGTTCTCGATGACCTGGTGGGCCTTCACCTTCCCGGTCGGCACGTGCGCGACCGGCGCCACGGCACTGGCCCGGCACACCGGGCTGCACGCCGCGGCCTGGCTGGCGGCGGCCCTCTACTCGGTGCTGGTCGCGGCCTGGGCCACCGCCGCCGCGGGCACGGCGCGCGGCCTGCTGACCGGCCGGCTCCCGGCGCCCGCGGCTCAGCCGGCGGTCGCCGCGGCCAGCGCGTCGGCGAGGACGGCCGGCGCCGCGGCCAGCGACGGGCCGTACCAGGTCAGGTGGCGGCCGCTCACCAGTGCCGCGGGGATGCCGGGGAAGGACTCGGGGCCGTCGCCGGCCGTGAAGCGGTAG
- a CDS encoding DUF2510 domain-containing protein, with product MTTTTPPGWYPEPGHTGNGPAMERWWDGSAWTEYTRTAPVPAAAPQAYGYPADAGYPGYPGYPSDAAGGTGGKRTGTVVIALVASLVLIAAIVAGVLVLGKNGDKDDAKTTPTPTSTGGKIPGPAPKPSDGGDGGSDTGGGSGGSDDSPRGDGKSAIDAYDAISLPVLDGWTGTSGDVVARLSTGSYKCPGTTPGTCSLGGVSAEPTIAEEITATTAEAAAKADIAKNAAASYSKDTYGATTSHQQLKAGPVTVAGRQGYLVRWKVVTASGTKGYVESLVFPSPTTKQLVLVRFGFDIADKAPGLDVMDQITQGIKTDTSQGSGSTGGTGTGV from the coding sequence GTGACGACGACGACCCCGCCCGGCTGGTATCCAGAACCCGGGCACACAGGCAACGGCCCGGCGATGGAACGCTGGTGGGACGGATCCGCTTGGACGGAGTACACCAGGACCGCACCGGTCCCGGCGGCGGCTCCGCAGGCGTACGGCTACCCGGCGGACGCCGGCTATCCGGGCTATCCGGGATATCCGAGCGACGCCGCGGGCGGCACCGGCGGCAAGCGCACCGGGACGGTGGTGATCGCCCTGGTCGCCTCGCTGGTCCTGATAGCCGCGATCGTCGCCGGCGTCCTCGTCCTGGGCAAGAACGGCGACAAGGACGACGCGAAGACGACCCCGACGCCCACCTCCACCGGCGGCAAGATCCCCGGCCCCGCACCGAAGCCGTCCGACGGCGGCGACGGCGGCAGCGACACCGGAGGCGGCAGCGGCGGCTCCGACGACTCGCCGCGCGGCGACGGCAAGTCCGCCATCGACGCCTACGACGCGATCAGCCTGCCGGTGCTCGACGGCTGGACCGGCACCTCCGGCGACGTCGTCGCCCGCCTGTCGACCGGCAGCTACAAGTGCCCCGGCACCACCCCGGGCACCTGCTCCCTCGGCGGCGTCTCGGCGGAGCCGACGATCGCCGAGGAGATCACCGCCACCACGGCGGAGGCCGCGGCCAAGGCGGACATCGCCAAGAACGCCGCGGCCTCGTACAGCAAGGACACCTACGGCGCGACCACCTCGCACCAGCAGCTGAAGGCCGGTCCGGTCACCGTGGCGGGCCGGCAGGGCTACCTGGTGCGCTGGAAGGTCGTCACCGCGTCCGGGACCAAGGGCTACGTCGAGTCGCTGGTCTTCCCCTCGCCGACCACCAAGCAACTGGTGCTGGTCCGCTTCGGCTTCGACATCGCCGACAAGGCGCCGGGCCTCGACGTGATGGACCAGATCACCCAGGGCATCAAGACCGACACCAGCCAGGGCAGCGGCAGCACCGGGGGCACCGGCACGGGCGTCTGA
- a CDS encoding carboxypeptidase regulatory-like domain-containing protein produces MRIPVPRRSRRTAGVVASLASAALAVVGLQLPTATTASAAPSHRPDVVRQCADAKPGEFSCFALRRTDIPAKAGLQPAATTPEGFGATDLQSAYALPPDGGAGQTVAIVDAYDDPTAEADLAVYRQQYGLPACTTANGCFSKVSQRGGSDLPDPDPDWSGEISLDLDMVSAAAPNAHILLVEADSAYFDDLGASVDQAVALGAKYVSNSYGTGYDSTPGSGEDPSEATSMDPYYNHPGVAVVASSGDDGYGVSYPAVSPYVTAVGGTALTRDSSTRGWSESVWNNAYGGPGSGCSLYEPKPAFQTDTVCAKRGEADVAAVADPDTGVAVYQTYGNDGWAVYGGTSASSPLIAGVYASAGTPGSGTYPNAYPYAKPGSLNDVTEGDNGSCSPAALCTAGPGWDGPTGLGTPNGLAAFSSGPHGVFSGTVTDHATGAPIAGAVVKAGDHSATTAADGTYKLDVPPGSYDLTAAAYGYGTASATAVDLADGATVTESFALDAVPTKTVSGRVNDGSGHGWPLYAAITVDGVPGGAVYTDPATGAYTLKLPQNATYTLHVAANYPGYQAVSKTVQLAAADKTLNVAVPVDSASTDAPGYAVNLDGATEPFTATTAPPTGWSVVNADGTTGGWTFDDPGSRGNRTGGSGGFAIIDSDDIGQDLDQDTSLLSPSYDLSAATGPILGFDTDYKEFSNSTADVDVSSDGGTTWTTVWTKTTTSVAGPAHVEIPLSGYAGKSDVRLRFHYTGTWAYWWQLDNVFVGKRTFDPVPGGLVVGTVIDGNTKAGVNGATVTSTDRPADHTTTSATPNDPNLGDGFYWTFSHLTGKHPISAAASHYTSASGTANIPPDGTVQRNLTLKAGQLKVTPASIDKTVAWGKSASQNVTVKNTGGAPATLTLGETPGGVVVAKAGAPLNLVKGHFSPLSLAAHGAKAGATSKAAAPAAAAAGDAWLPVPDLPVTTGDNAVAGYQGTVYSAFGYTGLDDTSDLYAYSADSGAWTKLASAADTREAPAHGIINGKLYASGGWGANGSPDAKLEIYDIATNTWSTGASSPKPYAGAGTAVLDGKLYSVGGCTADACGTTDVTAYDPATNTWSNAAAYPEDVAWESCGGISGKLYCAGGTIDAGTLTHGYVYDPAADAWSPIADQPTDAWGAAYTAANGLLLVRGGAVNGGAALTNQTWAYQPNDNTWTALPNSTASLYRGGGGAGFYAVGGLAGQVPAKTAEVLPGYDQTDTADVSWLSESTDSVTLQPGASATVTVTLDSSAPDISQPGTYTAALGLGSDTPYPLSPVGVSLTVKPPATWGKITGTVSAAGAPLSGATVQINTWATHYTLKTAKDGTYALWLDVRNNPLQLIVAKDGFQPTTTTIRIVKGTTTTSNFTLLKD; encoded by the coding sequence TTGCGCATACCCGTTCCCAGACGCAGCCGCCGCACCGCCGGTGTGGTGGCTTCCCTCGCGTCGGCCGCTCTCGCCGTCGTTGGCCTGCAACTTCCCACCGCCACAACGGCGTCGGCCGCGCCTTCGCACCGGCCCGACGTCGTACGCCAGTGCGCGGACGCCAAGCCCGGGGAATTCTCCTGCTTCGCACTGCGCAGGACGGACATCCCGGCCAAGGCAGGACTGCAGCCCGCGGCGACCACCCCCGAGGGCTTCGGCGCAACCGATCTGCAGAGCGCGTACGCACTGCCGCCGGACGGCGGCGCGGGACAGACCGTGGCCATCGTGGACGCCTACGACGACCCGACCGCGGAGGCGGACCTGGCGGTCTACCGCCAGCAGTACGGGCTGCCGGCGTGCACCACGGCCAACGGCTGCTTCAGCAAGGTCAGCCAGCGCGGCGGCAGCGACCTCCCCGACCCCGACCCCGACTGGTCCGGCGAAATCTCGCTCGACCTCGACATGGTCTCGGCGGCGGCGCCCAACGCCCACATCCTGCTGGTCGAGGCGGACTCGGCCTACTTCGACGACCTGGGCGCCTCGGTGGACCAGGCGGTCGCGCTGGGCGCGAAGTACGTCTCCAACTCCTACGGCACGGGCTACGACAGCACTCCCGGCAGCGGTGAGGACCCGTCAGAGGCCACCAGCATGGACCCGTACTACAACCACCCGGGCGTCGCGGTCGTCGCGTCGAGCGGTGACGACGGCTACGGCGTCAGCTACCCCGCCGTCTCGCCGTACGTCACCGCGGTCGGCGGCACCGCGCTCACCCGGGACTCCAGCACCCGCGGCTGGAGCGAGTCGGTGTGGAACAACGCCTACGGCGGCCCGGGTTCGGGCTGCTCGCTCTACGAGCCCAAGCCCGCCTTCCAGACCGACACCGTCTGCGCGAAGAGGGGCGAGGCCGACGTCGCGGCGGTCGCCGACCCGGACACCGGCGTCGCGGTCTACCAGACCTACGGGAACGACGGCTGGGCGGTCTACGGCGGCACCAGCGCCTCGTCCCCGCTGATCGCGGGCGTCTACGCGTCGGCCGGCACCCCCGGCTCCGGCACCTACCCCAACGCCTACCCGTACGCCAAGCCCGGTTCGCTCAACGACGTGACGGAGGGCGACAACGGCTCCTGCAGCCCCGCCGCCCTGTGCACCGCGGGACCCGGCTGGGACGGCCCCACCGGCCTCGGCACGCCCAACGGCCTCGCCGCCTTCTCCAGCGGACCGCACGGCGTCTTCTCCGGCACCGTCACCGACCACGCCACCGGCGCCCCGATCGCCGGCGCCGTCGTCAAGGCCGGTGACCACAGCGCCACCACCGCCGCCGACGGCACCTACAAACTGGACGTACCGCCCGGCAGTTACGACCTGACCGCCGCCGCGTACGGCTACGGCACCGCTTCCGCCACCGCGGTCGACCTCGCCGACGGCGCCACCGTCACCGAGTCCTTCGCGCTGGACGCCGTGCCCACCAAGACCGTCTCCGGCCGCGTCAACGACGGTTCAGGGCACGGCTGGCCGCTCTACGCCGCCATCACGGTCGACGGCGTCCCCGGCGGAGCGGTCTACACCGACCCGGCGACCGGCGCCTACACCCTGAAGCTGCCGCAGAACGCCACCTACACGCTGCACGTCGCCGCCAACTACCCGGGCTACCAGGCGGTGAGCAAGACCGTGCAGCTCGCGGCGGCCGACAAGACGCTCAACGTGGCGGTGCCGGTGGACAGCGCCTCCACCGACGCGCCCGGCTACGCGGTGAACCTCGACGGCGCCACCGAGCCCTTCACCGCCACCACCGCCCCGCCCACCGGCTGGAGCGTCGTCAACGCCGACGGCACCACCGGCGGTTGGACCTTCGACGACCCGGGCAGCCGCGGCAACCGCACCGGCGGCAGCGGCGGCTTCGCCATCATCGACAGCGACGACATCGGCCAGGACCTGGACCAGGACACCTCGCTGCTGTCCCCGTCCTACGACCTGAGCGCCGCCACCGGGCCGATCCTCGGCTTCGACACCGACTACAAGGAATTCTCCAACTCCACCGCCGACGTCGACGTCTCCTCCGACGGCGGCACCACCTGGACCACCGTCTGGACGAAGACCACCACCTCGGTGGCCGGCCCCGCGCACGTCGAGATCCCGCTGAGCGGCTACGCGGGCAAGAGCGACGTGCGGCTGCGCTTCCACTACACCGGCACCTGGGCCTACTGGTGGCAGCTGGACAACGTCTTCGTCGGCAAGCGCACCTTCGACCCGGTCCCCGGCGGCCTGGTGGTCGGCACCGTCATCGACGGCAACACCAAGGCCGGCGTCAACGGCGCCACCGTCACCAGCACCGACAGGCCCGCCGACCACACCACCACCAGCGCCACCCCGAACGACCCGAACCTGGGCGACGGCTTCTACTGGACCTTCTCGCACCTCACCGGCAAGCACCCGATCAGCGCGGCGGCCTCGCACTACACCTCGGCCTCCGGCACCGCCAACATCCCGCCGGACGGCACCGTCCAGCGCAACCTCACCCTCAAGGCCGGGCAGCTGAAGGTCACTCCCGCCTCGATCGACAAGACCGTCGCCTGGGGCAAGAGCGCCTCGCAGAACGTGACGGTCAAGAACACCGGCGGCGCCCCGGCCACCCTGACCCTGGGCGAGACCCCGGGCGGTGTCGTCGTCGCGAAGGCCGGCGCCCCGCTCAACCTCGTCAAGGGCCACTTCTCGCCGCTGTCGCTCGCCGCCCACGGCGCGAAGGCCGGCGCCACATCCAAGGCCGCGGCGCCCGCCGCGGCCGCCGCGGGTGACGCCTGGCTGCCGGTGCCCGACCTGCCGGTCACCACCGGCGACAACGCGGTCGCCGGCTACCAGGGCACCGTCTACTCGGCGTTCGGCTACACCGGGCTCGACGACACCAGCGACCTCTACGCGTACAGCGCCGACAGCGGCGCCTGGACGAAGCTCGCCTCCGCCGCCGACACCCGCGAGGCGCCGGCACACGGCATCATCAACGGCAAGCTCTACGCCTCCGGCGGCTGGGGTGCCAACGGCAGCCCCGACGCCAAGCTGGAGATCTACGACATCGCCACCAACACCTGGAGCACCGGGGCCAGTTCACCCAAGCCCTACGCCGGCGCCGGCACCGCGGTGCTCGACGGCAAGCTCTACTCCGTCGGCGGCTGCACCGCCGACGCCTGCGGCACCACGGACGTGACGGCGTACGACCCGGCGACCAACACCTGGTCCAACGCCGCCGCCTACCCCGAGGACGTCGCCTGGGAGTCCTGCGGCGGCATCAGCGGCAAGCTCTACTGCGCCGGCGGCACCATCGACGCCGGCACCCTCACGCACGGCTACGTCTACGACCCGGCCGCCGACGCGTGGTCGCCGATCGCCGACCAGCCGACCGACGCGTGGGGCGCCGCCTACACCGCCGCCAACGGCCTGCTGCTCGTCAGGGGCGGCGCCGTCAACGGGGGCGCCGCACTCACCAACCAGACCTGGGCCTACCAGCCCAACGACAACACCTGGACAGCCCTGCCCAACTCCACCGCCTCGCTCTACCGCGGTGGCGGCGGCGCCGGCTTCTACGCCGTCGGCGGCCTCGCCGGGCAGGTCCCCGCGAAGACCGCGGAAGTCCTGCCGGGCTACGACCAGACCGACACCGCCGACGTCAGCTGGCTGAGCGAGAGCACCGACTCGGTCACCCTGCAGCCGGGTGCCAGCGCGACCGTCACGGTCACGCTCGACTCGTCGGCGCCGGACATCAGCCAGCCCGGCACCTACACCGCGGCGCTCGGCCTCGGCTCCGACACGCCCTACCCGCTCTCCCCGGTGGGCGTCTCGCTCACCGTCAAGCCGCCGGCCACCTGGGGCAAGATCACCGGAACGGTCTCCGCGGCCGGGGCGCCGCTGAGCGGTGCGACGGTGCAGATCAACACCTGGGCGACCCATTACACCCTCAAGACCGCCAAGGACGGTACGTACGCGCTGTGGCTTGACGTCCGCAACAATCCCTTGCAGTTGATCGTCGCGAAGGACGGCTTCCAGCCGACGACGACGACGATTCGCATCGTCAAGGGGACGACGACCACGTCCAACTTCACCCTCCTGAAGGACTAG